Proteins encoded by one window of Lathyrus oleraceus cultivar Zhongwan6 chromosome 1, CAAS_Psat_ZW6_1.0, whole genome shotgun sequence:
- the LOC127122315 gene encoding transcription factor PRE5: MSSRRSRQQSSSSRISDDQIIELVSKLRQLVPEIRHRRSDKVSASKVLQETCNYIRNLHREVDDLSERLSQLLVTIDADSPEANIIRSLINQ, translated from the exons ATGTCTAGCAGAAGGTCAAGAcaacaatcttcttcttcaaGAATTTCTGATGACCAAATCATCGAACTTGTTTCTAAGTTGCGTCAACTTGTTCCTGAAATTCGTCATAGGCGTTCAGACAAG GTATCAGCATCTAAGGTTCTACAAGAGACTTGTAACTACATAAGAAACTTACACAGAGAAGTTGATGATTTAAGTGAAAGATTGTCTCAGTTATTGGTCACAATTGATGCTGATAGTCCAGAGGCTAATATTATCAGAAGCTTAATTAATCAATAA